One genomic region from Candidatus Dependentiae bacterium encodes:
- a CDS encoding F0F1 ATP synthase subunit A, producing the protein MEGVNLLEQEHAWYPLSFLGITTPLSALDSHTIIHTWIALGALTLLSCIAYFFLQRPASTGGFIVKQAAATLIDLVEQSVGTFVERYYLFVGSLFIFIVSCNWIALLPTIEEPTKNINTTFALGIVAFLFTQKEIIKMHGLKAFLSEYFLPFDVMLPVNLLAGIALLPLKILGELSTIISLSLRLFGNIFGGAIITTLYSYALGNSIILNTITTGLGINLLLTGFFIFFEGFLQAFVFTILTLTNIAMAAQKEE; encoded by the coding sequence ATGGAAGGCGTCAATCTTCTAGAACAAGAACATGCATGGTATCCCTTATCATTTTTGGGTATTACCACACCTCTTTCTGCTCTTGATTCACATACCATCATACATACCTGGATAGCTCTAGGAGCTTTAACACTACTGAGTTGTATCGCCTACTTTTTTTTACAAAGGCCTGCTAGCACAGGTGGCTTTATAGTCAAACAAGCAGCTGCAACATTAATAGATCTTGTTGAACAATCAGTAGGCACTTTTGTTGAGCGATACTATTTATTTGTCGGCTCTCTTTTTATTTTTATAGTTTCTTGTAACTGGATTGCATTACTACCAACAATCGAAGAGCCCACTAAAAATATTAATACTACTTTTGCTTTAGGTATTGTAGCATTTTTATTTACCCAAAAAGAAATAATTAAAATGCATGGTCTTAAAGCTTTCCTTTCTGAGTATTTTTTACCCTTTGATGTTATGCTCCCAGTAAACTTGTTAGCAGGCATTGCTCTGTTACCTCTTAAAATTTTGGGTGAACTTTCAACTATAATATCACTTTCTCTACGTCTTTTTGGTAATATTTTTGGTGGCGCTATTATTACCACACTTTATTCCTATGCATTAGGCAATAGCATTATTCTTAACACAATAACAACTGGTCTTGGTATTAATTTACTGCTTACGGGATTTTTTATATTTTTTGAAGGATTCTTACAAGCATTTGTATTTACCATATTAACTCTAACTAACATTGCTATGGCAGCTCAAAAAGAGGAATAA
- a CDS encoding prepilin peptidase, whose translation MLFGSFLNVVGYRLIKDLSIVRPRSFCPHCKTTLAWYDLIPVFSWLILRGSCRTCKQPISSLYPLIELLTACSFTALVALVDPQYWVGYSIFFTALLIIIRTDAETMLISRFTTLALIPVAYILSYWHLLPLTILQSFLGSIFGFTILWSIARLFYLWKNKQGMGEGDFDLLALIGAFTGITGAWVALFIGSILGSCLGIYLLWRGSKVENTQIAFGPWLCLGALAYCLYLHKLSLFSF comes from the coding sequence TTGCTTTTTGGCTCCTTTCTTAATGTTGTAGGCTATAGGCTTATTAAAGACCTAAGCATAGTGCGACCACGCTCATTTTGTCCGCATTGTAAAACAACTCTAGCGTGGTATGACCTTATCCCTGTATTCTCCTGGCTTATACTACGTGGCTCATGTCGCACCTGTAAACAGCCTATTTCCTCACTTTATCCACTCATTGAACTTCTTACCGCATGTTCTTTTACCGCTCTTGTCGCACTAGTCGATCCTCAGTATTGGGTTGGCTATAGCATCTTTTTTACCGCTCTACTTATAATTATAAGAACTGATGCTGAAACTATGCTTATCTCACGCTTTACAACTCTAGCGCTTATTCCTGTTGCTTATATTCTTAGTTACTGGCATTTACTGCCATTAACAATACTACAAAGCTTCTTGGGAAGCATTTTCGGTTTTACCATTTTATGGAGCATCGCCCGCTTATTTTATCTATGGAAAAACAAACAAGGTATGGGTGAAGGGGATTTTGATTTACTAGCTTTAATAGGTGCTTTTACGGGCATTACCGGAGCATGGGTAGCATTATTTATAGGTTCCATACTTGGCTCATGCCTGGGCATCTATTTGCTCTGGCGCGGCAGTAAAGTAGAAAATACTCAGATTGCCTTTGGCCCTTGGCTTTGCCTCGGCGCTTTAGCATATTGCTTATACTTGCACAAACTTTCTCTTTTTTCTTTCTAG
- a CDS encoding ribosome-binding factor A has product MALNNSSLSAIKRAQKESLLVREISQLFMKTAMDDTRLQGLTINRVKLSPDKGTCYVFFYTDKGEDAFQELLGVLILYKPSLRKALAATIQSRYAPELVFKYDAQFEKELRMDQILSDIQEQEKNLVDNEQKEDKS; this is encoded by the coding sequence ATGGCACTCAATAACTCCTCACTCAGCGCTATCAAAAGAGCTCAAAAAGAGTCTCTTCTTGTTCGCGAGATCTCACAGCTCTTTATGAAAACAGCGATGGATGATACACGGCTCCAAGGTCTGACTATCAACAGAGTAAAACTGTCTCCTGATAAAGGTACCTGTTATGTGTTCTTTTACACAGATAAAGGTGAAGATGCTTTTCAAGAGCTTCTTGGCGTTTTAATTTTGTATAAACCATCGCTGCGCAAAGCTTTAGCAGCTACCATACAATCTCGGTATGCTCCTGAGTTAGTCTTTAAATACGATGCTCAATTTGAAAAAGAGTTACGTATGGATCAGATATTATCAGACATACAAGAGCAAGAAAAAAATCTAGTAGACAACGAGCAAAAAGAGGATAAATCATAG
- a CDS encoding sodium/proline symporter — protein MNGYFLVAFISYFAFFLGLSIYFYRKNSNANSFIMGDRSVNYWVTAIAAQASDMSDWLFMGYPGLIYGLGIFNVWVAIGLVLFMFLNWHFIAPRLRRATEKYQSLTLASFFERRFADITGKLRLLTVFFSLWFLCFYIAAELIGLGRLFESTFGLHYNVGIGLSIALVVANILIGGFIAAAWSDMFRGFFLLGMIVVVPFVASSHLGGVTYSKVVEAAAYSYPNISLSLIPDYSWATLGTILSIVMGWGLGYFGSPHILINFMGIKDPEKIAKAKYIGITWQILVLAAATWVGLVGIVFFPTALANRELVFVEMVKSLFHPLFAGFILCAILAATMSVMTAQILAAASIVSEDLFKRLFTKPLSPQGSLWLIRSCVMAIPVLSYAISYNNTSAVNDLVSYAWSGLGLAFAPVVISALYGSHVTKEGAFAGMLTGGLIGIIWPHLGFSFMPLLPGFIISLTIITLVSLATAEKPVRMENYILRK, from the coding sequence ATGAACGGTTATTTTTTAGTCGCATTTATCTCTTACTTTGCTTTTTTTCTGGGCTTAAGTATTTATTTTTATCGCAAAAACAGCAACGCAAATTCCTTTATAATGGGCGATCGCTCGGTTAATTATTGGGTAACAGCTATTGCCGCACAAGCAAGCGACATGAGTGATTGGCTCTTTATGGGTTATCCTGGTCTTATTTATGGCCTTGGTATTTTTAATGTATGGGTAGCTATTGGCCTTGTCCTCTTTATGTTTTTAAACTGGCATTTTATAGCACCGCGACTGCGTAGAGCTACTGAAAAATACCAAAGCTTAACGCTTGCTTCATTTTTCGAGCGTCGCTTTGCTGACATAACCGGCAAATTACGATTACTTACCGTATTTTTCTCTTTATGGTTTTTATGTTTTTACATAGCAGCTGAGCTTATTGGTCTTGGACGTTTATTTGAATCTACTTTCGGGCTCCACTATAACGTAGGCATTGGTTTAAGCATTGCACTTGTCGTAGCCAATATTCTTATAGGCGGCTTTATTGCTGCTGCATGGAGCGATATGTTTCGTGGTTTTTTCTTGCTTGGCATGATTGTTGTAGTGCCCTTTGTAGCAAGTTCCCATTTAGGTGGCGTTACCTATAGCAAAGTAGTTGAAGCTGCAGCATACTCCTATCCCAATATTTCATTAAGCTTAATACCAGATTACTCATGGGCTACGCTTGGCACCATTTTGTCTATAGTTATGGGTTGGGGCCTTGGTTATTTTGGCTCACCTCATATTTTAATTAATTTTATGGGTATAAAAGATCCAGAAAAGATTGCTAAAGCAAAATATATTGGTATCACTTGGCAAATTTTAGTGCTTGCTGCTGCAACCTGGGTTGGCCTAGTAGGTATAGTCTTTTTCCCTACGGCACTTGCTAATCGAGAATTAGTGTTTGTAGAAATGGTTAAAAGCTTGTTCCATCCACTATTTGCTGGTTTTATACTGTGCGCTATTTTAGCAGCTACTATGTCTGTTATGACAGCACAAATACTTGCCGCTGCTTCCATAGTATCAGAAGATTTATTTAAACGTTTATTTACCAAGCCATTAAGTCCTCAGGGCTCATTATGGCTTATTCGTAGCTGTGTTATGGCTATACCAGTGCTTTCTTATGCTATAAGCTACAATAACACAAGCGCAGTTAACGATTTAGTAAGCTATGCGTGGTCTGGACTAGGTTTAGCTTTTGCTCCAGTGGTAATATCAGCTCTTTATGGCTCTCATGTAACTAAAGAAGGTGCTTTTGCAGGCATGCTCACGGGAGGCCTTATAGGTATAATTTGGCCACACTTAGGATTCTCTTTTATGCCACTACTTCCAGGCTTTATCATAAGCTTAACTATTATAACGTTAGTATCTTTAGCAACAGCAGAAAAGCCCGTACGCATGGAAAACTATATTTTAAGAAAATAA
- a CDS encoding type II toxin-antitoxin system HicA family toxin, whose amino-acid sequence MKKRDLERELSKLGWRLKRNGSKHDIWTNGDHEEAVPRHPEINELLAKKILKTAQRSVKG is encoded by the coding sequence ATGAAAAAAAGAGATTTAGAACGAGAGCTGTCTAAATTAGGATGGCGGCTCAAGAGAAACGGATCTAAGCACGATATTTGGACTAATGGTGATCATGAAGAAGCCGTTCCACGTCATCCAGAGATCAACGAACTTTTAGCCAAAAAAATCTTAAAAACAGCTCAAAGATCAGTAAAGGGATAA
- a CDS encoding ATP-binding protein, with amino-acid sequence MFNRILTLPLEENNSIFLFGPRGTGKTSWIRSHLPNQLYLDLLDFSLYSSLVANPHKLENLIPKGYTGWIIIDEVQRIPELLNEVHRLIEHKKLKFLLTGSSARSLRRARVNLLAGRALRYHMHPLVIQEIAQEFTLEHAILYGLLPAAVGHSSPKKYLESYVQTYIKEEVLQEGLTRNIGAFTRFLEAASFSQGQLLNFSEIARELSLNRLLVANYFDILEDLLLSIRISSFSLRAKRKTVAHQKFYFFDAGVYRAIRPRGLLDSPEEAEGVALETLFLQSLLALNDYYNLGYKIHFWRTLAGDEVDFIIYGPKGFHAFEIKRSSSINTKALKGLTYFGEEYPEATLYLIYLGKHKEYHGNIQVLPFEQTLRELLILIS; translated from the coding sequence ATATTTAATAGAATTTTGACGCTACCACTTGAAGAAAATAATAGTATATTTCTTTTTGGTCCCCGTGGCACTGGTAAAACTTCGTGGATTAGATCTCATTTGCCAAATCAACTTTACTTGGATTTATTAGATTTTTCACTTTATAGCTCGCTTGTAGCTAATCCACATAAACTAGAAAATCTAATACCAAAAGGTTATACCGGATGGATTATAATAGATGAAGTCCAACGTATTCCTGAACTACTTAACGAAGTACATCGCCTTATTGAACATAAAAAATTAAAATTTTTACTGACTGGTTCAAGTGCCCGTAGCCTTAGAAGAGCTCGTGTTAATCTGCTTGCAGGTCGAGCCTTAAGATACCATATGCATCCTTTAGTTATTCAAGAGATAGCACAAGAGTTTACTCTTGAACATGCAATTTTATATGGTTTGCTACCAGCTGCAGTTGGTCATAGTAGCCCAAAAAAATATCTTGAAAGCTATGTGCAGACCTACATTAAAGAAGAAGTTTTACAAGAAGGTCTTACTAGAAATATAGGCGCCTTTACTCGATTTTTAGAAGCTGCAAGCTTTTCTCAAGGGCAACTATTAAACTTTTCCGAAATTGCACGTGAGCTCTCCCTTAACAGGCTCTTAGTTGCAAATTATTTTGATATACTAGAAGATTTATTGCTCAGCATACGCATATCATCATTTAGTTTAAGAGCAAAAAGAAAAACGGTAGCCCATCAAAAGTTTTATTTTTTTGATGCTGGAGTGTATAGAGCAATAAGACCAAGGGGACTTTTAGATTCACCTGAAGAAGCTGAAGGTGTAGCTCTTGAAACTCTGTTCCTACAATCATTACTTGCACTTAATGATTACTATAACCTTGGGTATAAAATACACTTTTGGAGAACTTTAGCCGGAGACGAAGTAGACTTTATTATCTATGGACCTAAAGGCTTTCACGCTTTTGAGATTAAACGATCATCTTCTATTAACACTAAAGCACTTAAAGGACTTACCTATTTTGGTGAAGAATATCCTGAAGCTACACTCTATTTAATATATCTTGGAAAACACAAGGAATACCATGGCAATATACAAGTTCTTCCGTTTGAGCAAACCTTAAGAGAACTGCTTATACTTATAAGTTAG
- a CDS encoding ankyrin repeat domain-containing protein, with translation MDLITLQKPLIFDALDPFNREQVIALLEDGADPNIEFEGIVPLRIAIRTNNAELVLLLLLNGANVCVEDADIYNFLNEAVNSQTADRPGDTLAIIELLLAYGLNPNKLPHNGHLAFECLLCCGLNYNNTKIKELTYLFLSHNAYQVAPAGKANPFVAAAAWADKKLMQAFLSAGASPNTQDGWGITPLMNAAQKNRISTLKLLLDLGALVDTQSYTTKITALHSAASSGRDKALTVLLKAGARVDIQDNYGNTPLIQLLENLELSHERLTDCAQLLVRAGANYTTLKNNKQLTAQECARKRGIYLERLV, from the coding sequence ATGGACCTAATAACACTACAAAAACCACTGATTTTTGATGCTTTAGATCCCTTTAACAGAGAACAAGTTATTGCTTTGCTTGAAGATGGAGCAGACCCTAATATCGAGTTTGAAGGCATAGTGCCATTGCGTATTGCAATACGCACTAACAATGCTGAGCTTGTACTTTTATTGCTTTTAAATGGTGCCAATGTCTGCGTTGAAGACGCTGATATATACAATTTTTTAAACGAAGCTGTTAATAGCCAAACAGCAGACAGACCCGGCGACACTCTGGCCATTATAGAACTGTTGCTTGCTTACGGATTAAATCCCAATAAGCTTCCCCATAATGGTCATCTTGCATTTGAGTGCCTGCTTTGTTGTGGCTTAAATTATAATAACACCAAAATCAAAGAGCTTACCTATTTATTCCTCTCTCACAATGCTTATCAGGTAGCACCTGCAGGCAAAGCAAACCCTTTTGTAGCAGCAGCTGCTTGGGCAGATAAAAAACTTATGCAAGCATTCTTATCTGCTGGAGCTAGCCCTAATACACAAGATGGATGGGGAATAACGCCGCTTATGAATGCAGCACAAAAAAATCGCATAAGCACGTTAAAATTATTACTTGACCTGGGAGCACTAGTCGATACACAATCATATACGACAAAAATCACAGCACTCCACAGTGCTGCAAGTAGCGGGCGCGATAAAGCTCTTACGGTACTGCTAAAAGCAGGAGCTCGTGTAGATATACAAGACAACTATGGCAATACACCGCTTATACAATTACTTGAAAATCTTGAACTAAGTCATGAGCGATTAACAGACTGCGCTCAATTACTTGTAAGAGCGGGAGCGAATTATACAACTTTAAAAAACAATAAGCAGCTTACAGCTCAAGAATGCGCGCGTAAACGTGGTATTTATTTAGAAAGACTTGTCTAA
- the rpsU gene encoding 30S ribosomal protein S21, with product MKKANISINVNDNVERALKQLKKKIEREGVVRDMKRIVYYEPPTQKRRKRLMRAIKQNWIRLAGQKS from the coding sequence ATGAAAAAAGCCAACATATCTATTAACGTTAACGACAATGTTGAGCGCGCGCTCAAACAACTCAAGAAAAAAATTGAACGTGAAGGCGTAGTACGCGACATGAAACGCATTGTTTACTACGAGCCACCAACGCAAAAACGTCGTAAACGTCTTATGCGCGCTATCAAGCAAAACTGGATTCGCCTTGCAGGCCAGAAGTCTTAA
- a CDS encoding nitroreductase family protein, whose amino-acid sequence MNPRIPDYPINPLFIKRWSPRAMSGELLTTKEIMSLFEAARWAPSSYNNQPWRFLYAKKHTANWDLFFNLLVPANQEWAKSGAVLIVLVSHNAFEFNNKPSRTHSFDAGSACENLALQGADMNLVVHAMEGFDYDKARQVLAIPSDYTVEAMIVVGKPGALEVLSEKLQEKEVPSTRKTVDEIACEGVFQDSLK is encoded by the coding sequence ATGAATCCAAGAATACCTGATTATCCTATAAATCCCTTATTTATTAAACGTTGGTCACCGCGTGCTATGTCGGGTGAGTTGTTAACCACTAAAGAAATTATGTCGCTTTTTGAAGCTGCTCGTTGGGCGCCCTCTTCTTATAATAATCAGCCATGGCGCTTTTTATATGCCAAAAAGCATACAGCAAACTGGGACCTTTTTTTCAATTTGCTTGTTCCTGCAAACCAGGAATGGGCTAAAAGTGGCGCAGTGCTTATAGTACTTGTATCGCATAATGCTTTTGAATTTAATAATAAGCCATCGCGTACTCATTCATTTGATGCTGGATCGGCTTGTGAAAATTTGGCACTCCAAGGTGCTGACATGAATTTAGTGGTGCATGCAATGGAAGGTTTTGATTATGATAAAGCACGCCAAGTGCTTGCTATTCCTAGTGACTATACCGTTGAAGCTATGATAGTAGTGGGAAAACCCGGTGCTCTAGAAGTTCTTTCAGAAAAACTGCAAGAAAAAGAAGTGCCATCAACCCGAAAAACAGTTGATGAAATTGCTTGTGAGGGGGTTTTTCAAGATAGTTTAAAGTAA
- a CDS encoding collagen-like protein produces the protein MAYVFARKALFIMFLVVVNQKINIKALELDVLYDLAQPSDQDLFKRPCVNPDLKLTCRPGPQGPPGTPGQQGPQGAQGPIGPQGPANGPVGPPGPVGATGPQGPPGVAGPAGPTGPIGSTGPTGTCDCSVTSDCANLNFVVGSIPLTRAISNGVGPGYTFSFTPSSLNTGPNPGGILVLNFIKPCATRVLMATVTNFNGNNVNPRPAALIANTGSTTVYQFSALANDTVLQFISACCS, from the coding sequence ATGGCTTATGTGTTTGCCCGTAAAGCATTATTTATAATGTTTTTAGTCGTGGTTAACCAAAAAATAAATATTAAAGCACTAGAGCTTGATGTTTTATACGATCTAGCACAACCATCAGATCAAGACCTTTTTAAAAGACCTTGTGTCAACCCAGATTTAAAGCTCACCTGTCGTCCGGGACCACAAGGTCCTCCAGGCACGCCTGGCCAACAGGGACCACAAGGAGCGCAAGGACCTATCGGTCCTCAAGGTCCCGCAAATGGTCCCGTAGGCCCACCAGGCCCCGTAGGTGCAACCGGTCCACAAGGTCCACCAGGTGTAGCTGGTCCTGCAGGTCCTACCGGCCCTATTGGTTCAACAGGGCCCACCGGTACATGTGATTGTTCTGTTACTTCGGATTGTGCAAATCTTAATTTTGTTGTTGGCTCAATACCGTTAACTCGTGCTATTAGTAATGGGGTGGGACCTGGATATACTTTTAGTTTTACACCAAGTAGTTTAAATACTGGTCCTAATCCAGGTGGTATACTGGTGCTTAATTTTATTAAGCCCTGTGCTACTAGAGTTTTAATGGCAACAGTAACTAATTTTAATGGAAACAACGTTAATCCACGACCAGCAGCGCTTATAGCAAACACGGGAAGCACCACAGTATATCAGTTTTCCGCTTTAGCAAATGATACGGTGCTACAGTTTATTTCAGCATGCTGCAGCTAA
- a CDS encoding ankyrin repeat domain-containing protein, translating into MKACIKGNIPLVEKLLQAGFDPNYEWYNSTPLMAACSNSQTAIVTLLLMHGANPNLICVHTSALMRAVSAGSAEYVEQLLIYGADANFFILQNSIQNSGVAECETVLLRAIYKGHAAIVELLLFYGANPNYRPNRIQGVPTPLLAALKRGSSSIYDLKTVYQNPSIADTNKRMAKALLVHGADVHAQAQNNTDEELETAALIAAASGDITLLDLLLFYGLTEIEYPYIASPLHIAVRANNRVFIERYHALGGTINAKDHEERTPLHEAARTKNTELIELLMQLGAHIDSKDSNGQTPLYEALEDVDWDITTEHIRALLEHGADTQIQDYNGDTPLIFVIKKYDAESCSPEDSKASVLQAIDILLEFDATPLTKNNSGESAYDLAQKEGLFLWT; encoded by the coding sequence ATGAAAGCCTGTATTAAGGGCAATATACCCTTAGTTGAAAAACTGCTACAGGCAGGTTTTGACCCTAATTACGAGTGGTATAACTCTACGCCTTTAATGGCTGCGTGCAGTAATAGCCAAACAGCTATTGTTACGTTACTCCTTATGCATGGAGCAAACCCTAACCTTATTTGTGTTCATACGAGCGCTCTTATGAGAGCTGTATCAGCTGGGAGTGCTGAATACGTAGAACAACTACTGATTTATGGGGCTGACGCTAATTTTTTTATTTTACAAAATAGTATTCAAAACTCTGGTGTTGCTGAATGTGAAACAGTATTATTGCGAGCAATTTACAAAGGTCATGCTGCTATTGTAGAACTACTCCTTTTTTATGGCGCTAATCCTAACTATAGACCTAATAGAATTCAAGGTGTACCTACACCCTTACTGGCAGCATTAAAACGTGGCAGTTCAAGTATTTACGATCTAAAAACCGTTTACCAAAATCCAAGTATTGCTGACACAAATAAGCGTATGGCTAAAGCATTGCTTGTCCATGGCGCTGATGTACATGCTCAAGCCCAAAACAATACCGATGAAGAGCTTGAAACGGCTGCACTTATTGCAGCTGCCTCAGGAGACATTACACTTTTAGATTTGTTGCTTTTTTACGGTCTTACCGAAATTGAGTACCCCTATATCGCAAGTCCTCTACATATAGCTGTAAGAGCTAACAATAGAGTATTTATAGAACGATATCATGCACTAGGAGGAACAATTAATGCAAAAGATCATGAAGAAAGAACACCTTTACATGAAGCTGCGCGAACAAAAAACACCGAACTTATAGAGCTCCTTATGCAGTTGGGTGCTCATATTGATAGTAAAGATAGCAATGGCCAAACACCCCTCTATGAAGCACTAGAAGACGTTGACTGGGACATTACTACTGAACATATTAGAGCGCTGCTGGAACATGGGGCTGATACTCAAATACAAGATTATAATGGTGATACTCCGTTGATCTTTGTAATAAAAAAATATGACGCAGAATCATGTTCACCTGAAGACAGTAAAGCTTCAGTTTTGCAAGCTATAGATATATTACTAGAATTTGATGCTACACCATTAACAAAAAACAACTCCGGTGAATCTGCTTACGACCTTGCTCAAAAAGAAGGGTTATTTTTATGGACCTAA
- a CDS encoding amino acid permease has protein sequence MQTKNQPKIGLLTATVISMNAMIGAGIFTTPANLAHTVGPAGILTYAFVIVAVLCMALSLSWLAERYPQEGSFYTYAKQWGGHTVGVIAASSYALGVSIAMGLIAKMAANYLHVYIPSISTTFLGTGLIALITLLNVSGVRFMQVGQFVLLGCTLFALLSTTLLGFFNADTSNLTPFMPQGFSSVLSATSTAIFAFFGFESAASLFNIVQNPQRNVPKALVGSIVVVGGIYLAFISSILLSIPSNFFPTSTTSVAQALIEKFPQYSWLGNAIGIAILTALLGVLQSMHYSVSSLILSFSKFLHNKTLRNFAHSPNSFKIIVIALGTFIFLNFIAIDSMGLFFNLVSLLIVFAFAASMLTLIIKPNRLSAGQKAIVGLGLITAVLIFGVAFSGVISALR, from the coding sequence ATGCAAACTAAAAATCAACCCAAAATAGGCCTACTAACTGCAACTGTTATTAGTATGAATGCTATGATCGGTGCTGGCATATTTACTACACCGGCCAACCTTGCTCATACAGTTGGTCCTGCAGGTATACTTACCTATGCTTTTGTTATTGTTGCTGTACTATGCATGGCACTTTCACTTTCATGGCTTGCTGAACGGTACCCTCAAGAAGGTTCTTTTTACACCTATGCCAAACAATGGGGCGGCCACACGGTTGGCGTTATTGCTGCAAGTTCTTATGCACTGGGCGTAAGTATAGCCATGGGACTTATTGCTAAAATGGCTGCCAATTATTTGCATGTCTATATACCAAGCATTAGTACTACTTTTTTGGGTACAGGACTTATAGCCTTGATTACCTTACTTAATGTAAGCGGTGTAAGATTTATGCAAGTAGGACAGTTTGTCTTACTAGGCTGCACTTTATTTGCTTTGCTGAGCACAACATTACTTGGTTTTTTTAATGCTGATACAAGCAATCTAACACCCTTTATGCCTCAAGGCTTTAGCTCAGTACTGAGTGCAACGTCTACTGCTATTTTTGCTTTTTTTGGTTTTGAATCTGCTGCATCACTTTTTAATATTGTACAGAATCCTCAACGCAATGTGCCTAAAGCGCTTGTAGGGTCTATTGTTGTAGTAGGCGGTATTTATTTGGCGTTTATAAGCTCTATTTTACTTTCTATACCAAGCAACTTTTTCCCGACAAGTACTACATCCGTTGCACAAGCGCTTATAGAAAAATTTCCTCAGTATTCATGGCTTGGTAACGCTATTGGTATAGCTATTTTAACAGCGCTGCTTGGTGTATTACAGTCTATGCATTACTCAGTAAGTTCTTTGATACTTTCTTTTTCTAAATTTTTGCATAATAAAACATTACGCAACTTTGCCCATTCACCTAACAGTTTTAAAATAATAGTTATTGCTTTAGGTACCTTTATATTTTTAAATTTTATAGCAATTGATAGCATGGGGCTCTTTTTCAACCTCGTTTCTTTGCTTATTGTATTTGCCTTTGCAGCTTCTATGCTCACGCTTATAATTAAACCTAACCGTTTATCAGCAGGACAAAAAGCAATTGTTGGGCTTGGCCTTATAACCGCGGTACTTATTTTTGGTGTTGCCTTCTCGGGAGTTATCTCTGCATTAAGATAA
- a CDS encoding prepilin-type N-terminal cleavage/methylation domain-containing protein, protein MTRKVTGFTLIELMIVVAIIAVLSVLAVPGLMKSLAKAKRAEAYINLGSLAMAQKAYFAEHGVYSSNLADEVGWKPEGSFNYTYGFSGSEGKNNFVGKLKTPASELKSSNITPDGFVASAAGDIDGDGVADVISIDHNNTITIVQDDLK, encoded by the coding sequence ATGACAAGAAAAGTAACCGGTTTTACTCTTATTGAACTTATGATAGTGGTGGCTATTATTGCGGTTCTTTCGGTATTGGCCGTTCCTGGGTTGATGAAATCTTTGGCTAAGGCCAAACGTGCTGAAGCCTATATTAATCTAGGATCACTTGCTATGGCACAAAAAGCTTATTTTGCTGAGCACGGCGTCTATAGCTCTAATCTAGCAGATGAAGTAGGGTGGAAGCCTGAAGGCTCATTTAATTACACGTATGGTTTTAGTGGCAGTGAAGGTAAGAATAACTTTGTGGGTAAACTCAAAACGCCAGCATCAGAACTTAAAAGTTCAAATATTACACCTGATGGATTTGTAGCAAGTGCTGCAGGAGATATCGATGGCGACGGTGTAGCAGATGTTATATCCATAGATCATAATAATACTATTACTATTGTGCAAGATGATTTAAAATAA